ACCCGGCCCGGGTCGAAAACGGCCGCGTACAACTGGCCCTGCGGGACGCCGTCTGATGAACCGCCAGACGACCGCCTCGACCTGCTGTTATTGCGGGGTCGGCTGCGGCGTGCTGATCGAGCATGACGGCGAGCGCATCCTCGGCGTCAGCGGCGATCCGGCGCACCCGGCCAACTTTGGCAAACTGTGCAGCAAAGGCTCGACCCTGCACTTGACCGGCGATTTGGCGGCGCGGGCGTTGTACCCGGAATTGCGCCTGGGCAAAAGCCTGGCGCGCAGCCGTTGCGACTGGGACACCGCGCTGGAGCACGCCGCCAATGTGTTCGCCGAAACCATCGCCGAACATGGCCCGGACAGCGTGGCGTTCTACATCTCCGGGCAGTTGCTGACCGAGGATTACTACGCCTTCAACAAACTGGCGCGGGCGCTGGTCGGCACCAATAACATCGACAGTAATTCGCGGCTGTGCATGTCTTCGGCAGTGGTCGGTTACAAGCGCAGCCTCGGTGCCGACGCACCACCGTGCAGCTATGAAGACCTGGAACTGAGCGATTGCGTGATGATCGTCGGCAGCAACATGGCCTACGCCCATCCGGTACTGTTTCGTCGCCTCGAAGAAGCCAAATCCCGCCGCCCGCAGATGAAAGTCATCGTTATCGATCCTCGGCGCACCGACACTTGCGACCTCGCCGACCTGCATCTGGCGATTCTGCCGGGCACCGATGTCGCGTTGTTCCATGGGATTTTGCATCTGCTGTTGTGGGAAGACTGGATCGACCGCGACTTCATCAAGGCGCACACCGAAGGCCTCGCCGAGCTGAAAAGCCTGGTGCGCGATTACACCCCAGCCATGGTTTCGCAGTTGTGCGGGATCAGCGTCGAGCAGTTGCAGCAGTGTGCGGAATGGGTTGGCACTGCCCCGAGTTTTCTGTCGCTGTGGTGCATGGGCCTGAACCAGTCCACCGCCGGCAGCGCGAAGAACAGCGCGCTGATCAATCTACACCTGGCCACTGGGCAAATCGGCCGGCCGGGTGCAGGACCTTTCTCCCTGACCGGTCAGCCGAACGCCATGGGCGGACGGGAAACCGGCAGCCTCTCGAATCTGTTGCCCGGTCATCGTGAGGCTGCCAATCCGGAACACCGCGCGGAAGTGGCGGCGTATTGGGGTGTGGAGCAGTTGCCGGAAAACACCGGACTCAGTGCCATCGAGCTGTTCGAGCAAGTGCGCAGCGGCAAGATCAAGGCGTTGTGGATTGCCTGCACCAACCCAGCGCAATCGATGCCGGATCAGAACGCCGTACGCGCGGCGCTGGAGGCTTGTCCGTTCGTAGTGTTGCAGGAGGCGTTTCGCACCACTGAAACCGCGGCGTTTGCCGATTTGCTGCTGCCGGCAGCCAGTTGGGGCGAGAAGGAAGGCTCGGTGACCAACTCCGAACGGCGGATTTCCCACGTCCGCAAAGCCATTGCCGCACCGGGTGAAGCGCGACCGGACTGGGCGATCACCGTAGATTTCGCACAACGCCTGGAGAAACGTCTGCGCCTGCAACAGCCAAGTCTGTTTGCGTTTGATCGCCCCGCGCAGTTGTTCGATGAATTCAAAGAACTGACCCGTGGCCGCGATCTGGACTTGTCCGGGATCAGTCATGAGTTGATCGATGAGATTGGCCCACAACAATGGCCATTTCCGGCGGGCGCCCGGCAAGGTACGCCACGGCTGTACTGCAACGGCATATTTCCTACGGCCACTGGTCGCGCCCAGTTCGTTGCCGATCCCTACCGCGCTGCAAAAGAGCAACGCGACGCGCGTTTTCCACTGACCCTGATCACCGGCCGCCTGCGCGATCAATGGCACGGTATGAGCCGCACCGGTACGGCGGCGCAGTTGTTTGGGCATGTCAGCGAAGCTGTGCTGAGCCTGCATCCGGACGAATTGCGTCGGCACCGTTTGCAGCCGGGAGATCTGGTGAATCTGAAGAGCCGTCGGGGCGCGGTGATCATGGCGGTCGCCAGCGATGACAGCGTGCGTCCGGGCCAGGCGTTCCTGCCAATGCACTGGGGCGATCGTTTCCTCAAGGGTGGCGTGAACAGCCTGACGCTGCCCGCCTTCGATCCTTTGTCGAAACAGCCGGAACTCAAGCACAGCGGGGTACGCCTGGAACCGGTGAATCTGCCCTGGCAATTATTCGCACTGATCGAGGGCAATGTTCAACGGCACTTTGAGGCGCTTCGACCGCTGTGTGAGGCGTTTTCCTACGTCAGCCTCAGCCTTGTCGGTCGCGAACGTCCGGCGCTGCTGATACGCGCTGCCAGCGCCGCCGCACCCGATCCGCAACTGCTGCGTGAAATCGACCAGTGCCTGGCCCTGATCGACGGCCCGGTACTGGCCTATGACGATCCGCGCCGGGCCATTGGCAAACGGGTACGCATCGAGAACGGGCGAATCACGGCCATCCGTCTCGCCGGCGAAACCCTCGCCCAGCATTGGCTGCAAGGCTTGTGGCTGGAGGGCCGGGCAGACGAACAACTGCGGCGCTGGCTGCTGGCACCGATGAGCGCGCCGCCGGGTCATGCCGGTGTGCAGAGCGTTGCCGACAAGACGTTGTGCAATTGCAAAAACGTCAGCCACAGCGCGGTCTGTGCCGGCATTCGAGAAGGTCTGGATTTGCAGGGTTTGAAAAACACACTGGGCTGCGGCACGCAATGTGGCTCCTGCGTCCCGGAAATCAAGCGTTTGCTGGCCGCCGAAGTGCGGCCGGTCGCCGTCATCTGAAGAGGAAAACACCATGAACGCAAAAGTCTGGCTGGTGGGCGCGGGTCCCGGCGACCCTGAATTGCTGACGCTCAAAGCCGTGCGTGCCTTGCGCGAAGCGGATGTGGTGCTGATCGACGACCTGGTCAACGACGCCGTGCTGGAGCACTGCCCGGCCGCACGGATCATTTCGGTCGGCAAACGCGGCGGCTGTCGCTCGACGCCACAGGCATTCATCCATCGGCTAATGCTGCGTTATGCGCGCCAGGGCAAATGCGTGGTTCGGCTCAAGGGCGGCGATCCCTGCATCTTCGGCCGTGGCGGCGAGGAAGCGCAGTGGCTGCGTGAGCACGGGGTTGAAGTGGATCTGGTCAATGGCATCACCGCCGGGCTGGCCGGGGCGACGCAGTGCGATATTCCGCTGACTTTGCGCGGCGTGGCACGGGGTGTGACGCTGGTCACTGCGCACACTCAG
The sequence above is a segment of the Pseudomonas sp. HS6 genome. Coding sequences within it:
- a CDS encoding nitrate reductase; this translates as MNRQTTASTCCYCGVGCGVLIEHDGERILGVSGDPAHPANFGKLCSKGSTLHLTGDLAARALYPELRLGKSLARSRCDWDTALEHAANVFAETIAEHGPDSVAFYISGQLLTEDYYAFNKLARALVGTNNIDSNSRLCMSSAVVGYKRSLGADAPPCSYEDLELSDCVMIVGSNMAYAHPVLFRRLEEAKSRRPQMKVIVIDPRRTDTCDLADLHLAILPGTDVALFHGILHLLLWEDWIDRDFIKAHTEGLAELKSLVRDYTPAMVSQLCGISVEQLQQCAEWVGTAPSFLSLWCMGLNQSTAGSAKNSALINLHLATGQIGRPGAGPFSLTGQPNAMGGRETGSLSNLLPGHREAANPEHRAEVAAYWGVEQLPENTGLSAIELFEQVRSGKIKALWIACTNPAQSMPDQNAVRAALEACPFVVLQEAFRTTETAAFADLLLPAASWGEKEGSVTNSERRISHVRKAIAAPGEARPDWAITVDFAQRLEKRLRLQQPSLFAFDRPAQLFDEFKELTRGRDLDLSGISHELIDEIGPQQWPFPAGARQGTPRLYCNGIFPTATGRAQFVADPYRAAKEQRDARFPLTLITGRLRDQWHGMSRTGTAAQLFGHVSEAVLSLHPDELRRHRLQPGDLVNLKSRRGAVIMAVASDDSVRPGQAFLPMHWGDRFLKGGVNSLTLPAFDPLSKQPELKHSGVRLEPVNLPWQLFALIEGNVQRHFEALRPLCEAFSYVSLSLVGRERPALLIRAASAAAPDPQLLREIDQCLALIDGPVLAYDDPRRAIGKRVRIENGRITAIRLAGETLAQHWLQGLWLEGRADEQLRRWLLAPMSAPPGHAGVQSVADKTLCNCKNVSHSAVCAGIREGLDLQGLKNTLGCGTQCGSCVPEIKRLLAAEVRPVAVI
- the cobA gene encoding uroporphyrinogen-III C-methyltransferase encodes the protein MNAKVWLVGAGPGDPELLTLKAVRALREADVVLIDDLVNDAVLEHCPAARIISVGKRGGCRSTPQAFIHRLMLRYARQGKCVVRLKGGDPCIFGRGGEEAQWLREHGVEVDLVNGITAGLAGATQCDIPLTLRGVARGVTLVTAHTQDDSPLNWQALAQSGTTLVIYMGVAKLSEIREQLLAGGMAMDTPVAMIENASLPQQRECRSNLTGMEEDACRFELKSPAILVIGAVAASAARSDLLAWPADQSA